From Balaenoptera acutorostrata chromosome 8, mBalAcu1.1, whole genome shotgun sequence, the proteins below share one genomic window:
- the GAD1 gene encoding glutamate decarboxylase 1: MASSTPSSSATSSNAGADPNTTNLRPTTYDTWCGVAHGCTRKLGLKICGFLQRTNSLEEKSRLVSAFKERQSSKNLLSCENSDRDGRFQRTETDFSNLFARDLLPAKNGEEQTVQFLLEVVDILLNYVRKTFDRSTKVLDFHHPHQLLEGMEGFNLELSDHPESLEQILVDCRDTLKYGVRTGHPRFFNQLSTGLDIIGLAGEWLTSTANTNMFTYEIAPVFVLMEQITLKKMREIVGWSSKDGDGIFSPGGAISNMYSIMAARYKYFPEVKTKGMAAVPKLVLFTSEHSHYSIKKAGAALGFGTDNVILIKCNERGKIIPADLEAKILEAKQKGYIPLYVNATAGTTVYGAFDPIQEIADICEKYNLWLHVDAAWGGGLLMSQKHRHKLSGIERANSVTWNPHKMMGVLLQCSAILVKEKGILQGCNQMCAGYLFQPDKQYDVSYDTGDKAIQCGRHVDIFKFWLMWKAKGTVGFENQINKCLELAEYLYAKIKNREEFEMVFDGEPEHTNVCFWYIPQSLRGLLDSPERREKLHKVAPKIKALMMESGTTMVGYQPQGDKANFFRMVISNPAATQSDIDFLIEEIERLGQDL, from the exons CGTATGACACCTGGTGCGGCGTGGCCCATGGATGCACCAGAAAACTGGGGCTGAAGATCTGTG GCTTCTTGCAAAGGACCAACAGCCTGGAAGAGAAGAGCAGGCTTGTGAGCGCCTTCAAGGAGAGGCAGTCCTCCAAGAATCTGCTTTCCTGTGAAAACAGCGACAGGGATGGCCGCTTCCAGCGCACAGAGACCGACTTCTCCAACCTGTTTGCTCGAG ATCTGCTTCCGGCTAAGAACGGGGAGGAGCAAACTGTGCAGTTCCTGCTGGAGGTGGTAGACATACTCCTCAACTACGTCCGCAAGACATTCGATCGCTCCACCAAGGTGCTGGACTTCCACCACCCCCACCAGCTGCTGGAAGGCATGGAGGGCTTCAACCTGGAACTCTCTGACCACCCTGAGTCCCTGGAGCAGATCCTGGTCGACTGCAGAGACACCCTGAAATATGGCGTCCGCACAG GTCATCCTCGATTTTTCAACCAGCTCTCCACTGGATTGGATATCATTGGTTTAGCCGGCGAATGGCTGACATCAACTGCCAATACCAATAT GTTTACATATGAAATTGCACCAGTGTTTGTCCTCATGGAGCAAATAACACTTAAGAAGATGAGAGAGATAGTTGGATGGTCAAGTAAAGATGGTGATGGGATATTTTCTCCTG GGGGAGCCATATCCAACATGTACAGCATCATGGCTGCTCGCTACAAGTACTTCCCGGAAGTTAAGACAAAGGGCATGGCGGCCGTACCCAAGCTGGTCCTCTTCACCTCAGAACAC AGTCACTATTCCATAAAGAAAGCTGGGGCTGCACTTGGCTTTGGAACCGACAATGTGATTTTGATAAAGTGCAATGAAAG GGGGAAGATAATTCCAGCTGATTTAGAGGCAAAAATTCTTGAAGCCAAGCAAAAG GGATACATTCCTCTGTATGTCAATGCAACTGCCGGCACGACTGTTTATGGCGCTTTTGATCCCATACAGGAGATTGCAGATATATGTGAGAAATACAACCTCTGGCTGCATGTCGAT GCTGCCTGGGGTGGCGGGCTGCTCATGTCTCAGAAGCACCGCCATAAACTCAGCGGCATAGAAAG GGCCAACTCAGTCACCTGGAATCCTCACAAGATGATGGGCGTGCTGTTGCAGTGCTCCGCCATCCTGGTCAAGGAAAAG GGTATCCTCCAAGGATGCAACCAGATGTGTGCGGGGTACCTCTTCCAGCCAGACAAGCAGTATGACGTCTCCTACGACACTGGGGATAAAGCCATTCAGTGTGGCCGCCATGTGGACATCTTCAAGTTCTGGCTGATGTGGAAAGCAAAG ggCACAGTGGGCTTTGAAAATCAGATCAACAAATGCTTGGAGCTGGCAGAATACCTCTATGCCAAGATTAAAAACAGAGAGGAATTTGAGATGGTTTTTGATGGTGAG CCTGAGCACACGAATGTCTGTTTCTGGTATATTCCACAAAGCCTAAGGGGCCTTCTGGATAGCCCTGAGCGACGGGAAAAACTACACAAG GTGGCCCCGAAAATCAAAGCCCTGATGATGGAGTCTGGCACAACCATGGTTGGCTACCAGCCTCAGGGGGACAAGGCCAACTTCTTCCGGATGGTCATCTCCAACCCAGCCGCTACCCAGTCTGATATCGACTTCCTCATTGAGGAAATAGAGAGGCTGGGCCAGGATCTGTAA